In Gossypium arboreum isolate Shixiya-1 chromosome 6, ASM2569848v2, whole genome shotgun sequence, the following are encoded in one genomic region:
- the LOC108458777 gene encoding 2-C-methyl-D-erythritol 4-phosphate cytidylyltransferase, chloroplastic isoform X4, which translates to MGLLLFNNAPTCSISTQFFPSKSTHVTANSFPSFSHFHVSFSSSGQKVGLRRRARVRTYGIKCSAKVDYGSAVVNEKSVSVILLAGGKGKRMGASMPKQYLPLLGQPIALYSLHTFSRMIEVKEIVVVCDPSYKDIFEEAIDKINVDLKFTLPGKERQDSVYSGLQAVDLNSELVCIHDSARPLVRSGDVEKVLKDGWLIGAAVLGVPVKATIKEANSDSYVVKTLDRKTLWEMQTPQVIKPELLRKGFELVHSETGLHAGLA; encoded by the exons ATGGGACTTCTTCTGTTTAACAACGCTCCTACTTGCTCCATCTCCACTCAATTTTTTCCATCAAAATCTACTCATGTTACCGCCAATTCTTTCCCTTCCTTTTCTCACTTTCACGTTAGCTTCTCTTCATCAG ggCAAAAAGTAGGTTTGAGAAGAAGGGCCAGAGTCCGTACTTATGGGATCAAGTGTTCGGCAAAAGTTGATTAT GGTTCTGCAGTTGTGAATGAAAAAAGCGTTTCAGTCATTCTTTTAGCTGGAGGCAAAGGCAAAAGAATGGGT GCAAGCATGCCAAAGCAGTACCTACCACTTTTAGGACAACCAATTGCTTTGTATAG TTTACATACTTTCTCACGAATGATTGAAGTGAAAGAAATTGTTGTGGTCTGTGATCCATCGTACAAGGACATCTTCGAag AAGCCATAGACAAAATTAATGTAGACCTTAAGTTCACGCTTCCTGGGAAGGAGAGACAGGATTCTGTTTACAGTGGCCTTCAG GCAGTTGATTTGAACTCTGAGCTTGTTTGCATTCATGATTCTGCAAGACCCTTGGTGAGATCTGGAGATGTAGAAAAG GTTCTTAAAGATGGTTGGCTGATTGGAGCAGCAGTACTTGGGGTTCCTGTCAAAGCCACAATTAAAGAG GCAAATAGTGATTCTTATGTAGTGAAAACACTCGACAGAAAAACACTATGGGAAATGCAGACTCCACAG GTTATTAAGCCAGAGTTGCTGAGAAAAGGTTTCGAGCTTGTGCATAG TGAAACGGGTTTACATGCTGGCCTGGCCTGA
- the LOC108458777 gene encoding 2-C-methyl-D-erythritol 4-phosphate cytidylyltransferase, chloroplastic isoform X1 translates to MGLLLFNNAPTCSISTQFFPSKSTHVTANSFPSFSHFHVSFSSSGQKVGLRRRARVRTYGIKCSAKVDYVKGSAVVNEKSVSVILLAGGKGKRMGASMPKQYLPLLGQPIALYSLHTFSRMIEVKEIVVVCDPSYKDIFEEAIDKINVDLKFTLPGKERQDSVYSGLQAVDLNSELVCIHDSARPLVRSGDVEKVLKDGWLIGAAVLGVPVKATIKEANSDSYVVKTLDRKTLWEMQTPQVIKPELLRKGFELVHREGLEVTDDVSIVEHLKHPVYVTEGCYTNIKVTTPDDLLLAERILNMSSVEPPK, encoded by the exons ATGGGACTTCTTCTGTTTAACAACGCTCCTACTTGCTCCATCTCCACTCAATTTTTTCCATCAAAATCTACTCATGTTACCGCCAATTCTTTCCCTTCCTTTTCTCACTTTCACGTTAGCTTCTCTTCATCAG ggCAAAAAGTAGGTTTGAGAAGAAGGGCCAGAGTCCGTACTTATGGGATCAAGTGTTCGGCAAAAGTTGATTATGTAAAA GGTTCTGCAGTTGTGAATGAAAAAAGCGTTTCAGTCATTCTTTTAGCTGGAGGCAAAGGCAAAAGAATGGGT GCAAGCATGCCAAAGCAGTACCTACCACTTTTAGGACAACCAATTGCTTTGTATAG TTTACATACTTTCTCACGAATGATTGAAGTGAAAGAAATTGTTGTGGTCTGTGATCCATCGTACAAGGACATCTTCGAag AAGCCATAGACAAAATTAATGTAGACCTTAAGTTCACGCTTCCTGGGAAGGAGAGACAGGATTCTGTTTACAGTGGCCTTCAG GCAGTTGATTTGAACTCTGAGCTTGTTTGCATTCATGATTCTGCAAGACCCTTGGTGAGATCTGGAGATGTAGAAAAG GTTCTTAAAGATGGTTGGCTGATTGGAGCAGCAGTACTTGGGGTTCCTGTCAAAGCCACAATTAAAGAG GCAAATAGTGATTCTTATGTAGTGAAAACACTCGACAGAAAAACACTATGGGAAATGCAGACTCCACAG GTTATTAAGCCAGAGTTGCTGAGAAAAGGTTTCGAGCTTGTGCATAG AGAAGGTCTTGAAGTGACGGATGATGTGTCAATTGTGGAGCACCTTAAGCATCCTGTATATGTAACTGAAGGATGTTATACCAACATCAAG GTCACAACACCTGATGACTTGTTACTTGCGGAGAGAATTCTGAATATGAGCTCTGTCGAGCCTCCTAAATAA
- the LOC108458777 gene encoding 2-C-methyl-D-erythritol 4-phosphate cytidylyltransferase, chloroplastic isoform X5: MGLLLFNNAPTCSISTQFFPSKSTHVTANSFPSFSHFHVSFSSSGQKVGLRRRARVRTYGIKCSAKVDYVKGSAVVNEKSVSVILLAGGKGKRMGASMPKQYLPLLGQPIALYSLHTFSRMIEVKEIVVVCDPSYKDIFEEAIDKINVDLKFTLPGKERQDSVYSGLQAVDLNSELVCIHDSARPLVRSGDVEKVLKDGWLIGAAVLGVPVKATIKEANSDSYVVKTLDRKTLWEMQTPQVIKPELLRKGFELVHRS, translated from the exons ATGGGACTTCTTCTGTTTAACAACGCTCCTACTTGCTCCATCTCCACTCAATTTTTTCCATCAAAATCTACTCATGTTACCGCCAATTCTTTCCCTTCCTTTTCTCACTTTCACGTTAGCTTCTCTTCATCAG ggCAAAAAGTAGGTTTGAGAAGAAGGGCCAGAGTCCGTACTTATGGGATCAAGTGTTCGGCAAAAGTTGATTATGTAAAA GGTTCTGCAGTTGTGAATGAAAAAAGCGTTTCAGTCATTCTTTTAGCTGGAGGCAAAGGCAAAAGAATGGGT GCAAGCATGCCAAAGCAGTACCTACCACTTTTAGGACAACCAATTGCTTTGTATAG TTTACATACTTTCTCACGAATGATTGAAGTGAAAGAAATTGTTGTGGTCTGTGATCCATCGTACAAGGACATCTTCGAag AAGCCATAGACAAAATTAATGTAGACCTTAAGTTCACGCTTCCTGGGAAGGAGAGACAGGATTCTGTTTACAGTGGCCTTCAG GCAGTTGATTTGAACTCTGAGCTTGTTTGCATTCATGATTCTGCAAGACCCTTGGTGAGATCTGGAGATGTAGAAAAG GTTCTTAAAGATGGTTGGCTGATTGGAGCAGCAGTACTTGGGGTTCCTGTCAAAGCCACAATTAAAGAG GCAAATAGTGATTCTTATGTAGTGAAAACACTCGACAGAAAAACACTATGGGAAATGCAGACTCCACAG GTTATTAAGCCAGAGTTGCTGAGAAAAGGTTTCGAGCTTGTGCATAG GTCTTGA
- the LOC108458777 gene encoding 2-C-methyl-D-erythritol 4-phosphate cytidylyltransferase, chloroplastic isoform X3 gives MGLLLFNNAPTCSISTQFFPSKSTHVTANSFPSFSHFHVSFSSSGQKVGLRRRARVRTYGIKCSAKVDYVKGSAVVNEKSVSVILLAGGKGKRMGASMPKQYLPLLGQPIALYSLHTFSRMIEVKEIVVVCDPSYKDIFEEAIDKINVDLKFTLPGKERQDSVYSGLQAVDLNSELVCIHDSARPLVRSGDVEKVLKDGWLIGAAVLGVPVKATIKEANSDSYVVKTLDRKTLWEMQTPQVIKPELLRKGFELVHSETGLHAGLA, from the exons ATGGGACTTCTTCTGTTTAACAACGCTCCTACTTGCTCCATCTCCACTCAATTTTTTCCATCAAAATCTACTCATGTTACCGCCAATTCTTTCCCTTCCTTTTCTCACTTTCACGTTAGCTTCTCTTCATCAG ggCAAAAAGTAGGTTTGAGAAGAAGGGCCAGAGTCCGTACTTATGGGATCAAGTGTTCGGCAAAAGTTGATTATGTAAAA GGTTCTGCAGTTGTGAATGAAAAAAGCGTTTCAGTCATTCTTTTAGCTGGAGGCAAAGGCAAAAGAATGGGT GCAAGCATGCCAAAGCAGTACCTACCACTTTTAGGACAACCAATTGCTTTGTATAG TTTACATACTTTCTCACGAATGATTGAAGTGAAAGAAATTGTTGTGGTCTGTGATCCATCGTACAAGGACATCTTCGAag AAGCCATAGACAAAATTAATGTAGACCTTAAGTTCACGCTTCCTGGGAAGGAGAGACAGGATTCTGTTTACAGTGGCCTTCAG GCAGTTGATTTGAACTCTGAGCTTGTTTGCATTCATGATTCTGCAAGACCCTTGGTGAGATCTGGAGATGTAGAAAAG GTTCTTAAAGATGGTTGGCTGATTGGAGCAGCAGTACTTGGGGTTCCTGTCAAAGCCACAATTAAAGAG GCAAATAGTGATTCTTATGTAGTGAAAACACTCGACAGAAAAACACTATGGGAAATGCAGACTCCACAG GTTATTAAGCCAGAGTTGCTGAGAAAAGGTTTCGAGCTTGTGCATAG TGAAACGGGTTTACATGCTGGCCTGGCCTGA
- the LOC108458777 gene encoding 2-C-methyl-D-erythritol 4-phosphate cytidylyltransferase, chloroplastic isoform X2, producing the protein MGLLLFNNAPTCSISTQFFPSKSTHVTANSFPSFSHFHVSFSSSGQKVGLRRRARVRTYGIKCSAKVDYGSAVVNEKSVSVILLAGGKGKRMGASMPKQYLPLLGQPIALYSLHTFSRMIEVKEIVVVCDPSYKDIFEEAIDKINVDLKFTLPGKERQDSVYSGLQAVDLNSELVCIHDSARPLVRSGDVEKVLKDGWLIGAAVLGVPVKATIKEANSDSYVVKTLDRKTLWEMQTPQVIKPELLRKGFELVHREGLEVTDDVSIVEHLKHPVYVTEGCYTNIKVTTPDDLLLAERILNMSSVEPPK; encoded by the exons ATGGGACTTCTTCTGTTTAACAACGCTCCTACTTGCTCCATCTCCACTCAATTTTTTCCATCAAAATCTACTCATGTTACCGCCAATTCTTTCCCTTCCTTTTCTCACTTTCACGTTAGCTTCTCTTCATCAG ggCAAAAAGTAGGTTTGAGAAGAAGGGCCAGAGTCCGTACTTATGGGATCAAGTGTTCGGCAAAAGTTGATTAT GGTTCTGCAGTTGTGAATGAAAAAAGCGTTTCAGTCATTCTTTTAGCTGGAGGCAAAGGCAAAAGAATGGGT GCAAGCATGCCAAAGCAGTACCTACCACTTTTAGGACAACCAATTGCTTTGTATAG TTTACATACTTTCTCACGAATGATTGAAGTGAAAGAAATTGTTGTGGTCTGTGATCCATCGTACAAGGACATCTTCGAag AAGCCATAGACAAAATTAATGTAGACCTTAAGTTCACGCTTCCTGGGAAGGAGAGACAGGATTCTGTTTACAGTGGCCTTCAG GCAGTTGATTTGAACTCTGAGCTTGTTTGCATTCATGATTCTGCAAGACCCTTGGTGAGATCTGGAGATGTAGAAAAG GTTCTTAAAGATGGTTGGCTGATTGGAGCAGCAGTACTTGGGGTTCCTGTCAAAGCCACAATTAAAGAG GCAAATAGTGATTCTTATGTAGTGAAAACACTCGACAGAAAAACACTATGGGAAATGCAGACTCCACAG GTTATTAAGCCAGAGTTGCTGAGAAAAGGTTTCGAGCTTGTGCATAG AGAAGGTCTTGAAGTGACGGATGATGTGTCAATTGTGGAGCACCTTAAGCATCCTGTATATGTAACTGAAGGATGTTATACCAACATCAAG GTCACAACACCTGATGACTTGTTACTTGCGGAGAGAATTCTGAATATGAGCTCTGTCGAGCCTCCTAAATAA